A single region of the Chrysoperla carnea chromosome 5, inChrCarn1.1, whole genome shotgun sequence genome encodes:
- the LOC123300449 gene encoding transmembrane protein 248-like isoform X1: protein MVVGGPFVSLRGFATSRPPLLVFTLCLTAFALTTLWLSYFVRNENELQNIDAHRDWKSLIRYLSAQELCIQHSSSSASYVYNNHIAFNNDTLDYANVSVHILATLNVASLPPNISYVNGYLLVSGWKSLCPTATPFSDTSLGISFNLDNVNVQQNSSKVQDVCVTLTGPKTILSMASSPPACAAAPSQQASGILVTRAGPPALGERVDAWCTDGVTARLSYKINPENSVVLSITDRSIINLHLVHTSYFLFVMAITLICYAVIRGKPKNKLSIDKVLLDT, encoded by the exons ATGGTTGTTGGAGGCCCGTTTGTTAGTTTACGGGGGTTTGCTACTTCCCGACCACCTTTACTTGTATTTACTTTATGCCTTACAGCTTTTGCCTTGACAACATTATGGTTATCATATTTTGTTCGTAATGAGaatgaattacaaaatattgacGCACATCGG GATTGGAAATCACTTATACGTTATTTGAGTGCTCAAGAACTTTGTATCCAGCATTCATCTTCATCTGCATCGTATGTGTACAACAATCATATCGCGTTCAATAATGACACGTTAGATTATGCAAACGTGTCAGTACATATTTTAGCCACGCTGAATGTTGCTTCATTGCCACCGAATATTAGCTATGTAAATGGCTATCTTTTAGTATCAG gGTGGAAGAGTTTATGTCCAACAGCGACTCCATTTTCAGATACTTCACTTGGAATATCATTTAATTTGGATAATGTAAATGTACAACAAAACAGCAGCAAAGTACAAGATGTGTGTGTTACATTAACTGGCCCTAAAACTATTCTATCAATGGCAAGCTCACCTCCTGCATGTGCAGCTGCACCGTCTCAACAG gcATCGGGGATATTGGTTACAAGAGCTGGCCCACCAGCCTTAGGTGAACGTGTTGATGCTTGGTGTACAGATGGTGTTACAGCTCGTCtgtcttataaaataaatcctGAAAATTCGGTTGTTTTAAGTATT ACGGATCGATCCATAATAAATCTTCATTTAGTTCACACTAGttactttttatttgtaatggCAATAACATTAATATGTTATGCTGTTATTCGTGGTAAACCAAAAAATAAGTTATCTATTGATAAG GTGCTATTAGATACTTAA
- the LOC123300449 gene encoding transmembrane protein 248-like isoform X2, with the protein MVVGGPFVSLRGFATSRPPLLVFTLCLTAFALTTLWLSYFVRNENELQNIDAHRDWKSLIRYLSAQELCIQHSSSSASYVYNNHIAFNNDTLDYANVSVHILATLNVASLPPNISYVNGYLLVSDTSLGISFNLDNVNVQQNSSKVQDVCVTLTGPKTILSMASSPPACAAAPSQQASGILVTRAGPPALGERVDAWCTDGVTARLSYKINPENSVVLSITDRSIINLHLVHTSYFLFVMAITLICYAVIRGKPKNKLSIDKVLLDT; encoded by the exons ATGGTTGTTGGAGGCCCGTTTGTTAGTTTACGGGGGTTTGCTACTTCCCGACCACCTTTACTTGTATTTACTTTATGCCTTACAGCTTTTGCCTTGACAACATTATGGTTATCATATTTTGTTCGTAATGAGaatgaattacaaaatattgacGCACATCGG GATTGGAAATCACTTATACGTTATTTGAGTGCTCAAGAACTTTGTATCCAGCATTCATCTTCATCTGCATCGTATGTGTACAACAATCATATCGCGTTCAATAATGACACGTTAGATTATGCAAACGTGTCAGTACATATTTTAGCCACGCTGAATGTTGCTTCATTGCCACCGAATATTAGCTATGTAAATGGCTATCTTTTAGTATCAG ATACTTCACTTGGAATATCATTTAATTTGGATAATGTAAATGTACAACAAAACAGCAGCAAAGTACAAGATGTGTGTGTTACATTAACTGGCCCTAAAACTATTCTATCAATGGCAAGCTCACCTCCTGCATGTGCAGCTGCACCGTCTCAACAG gcATCGGGGATATTGGTTACAAGAGCTGGCCCACCAGCCTTAGGTGAACGTGTTGATGCTTGGTGTACAGATGGTGTTACAGCTCGTCtgtcttataaaataaatcctGAAAATTCGGTTGTTTTAAGTATT ACGGATCGATCCATAATAAATCTTCATTTAGTTCACACTAGttactttttatttgtaatggCAATAACATTAATATGTTATGCTGTTATTCGTGGTAAACCAAAAAATAAGTTATCTATTGATAAG GTGCTATTAGATACTTAA